In a single window of the Drosophila albomicans strain 15112-1751.03 chromosome 3, ASM965048v2, whole genome shotgun sequence genome:
- the LOC117572337 gene encoding serine/threonine-protein kinase N isoform X3, which yields MSNLVKRIRSMLNAQPKTEATNISDEEFRPRKCNSLPRGRRATSTTTSIRRRASASRLWQRIVSNFESSNGGIFYTDTLITDSGEAINEGEYIKHPVLYELSHKYGFTENLPESCMSIRLEEIKEAIRREIRKELKIKEGAEKLREVAKDRRSLSDVAVLVKKSKSKLAELKSELQELESQILLTSANTAVNSNGQEAIAFSGIDGSGAAQFGGLGGNNAMAAGAGGAPATPNDKVLASLEKQLQIEMKVKTGAENMIQSLGIGCDKKLLAEAHQMLDDSKAKIEFLRLRIIKVKQNREQADRMKAARQQNEEHGGGGILGTGSGLTQLQSLETTLEERIEELRHRLRIEAAVVDGAKNVIRTLQTANRAPDKKALQEAHGRLSESSRKLDLLRYSLELRRQELPSDSPTAQLLKQELQIVQQSTSPAPVHYTSLQSGPGGLLGGKSYQSVSSLGRCASVTGKLEVRLMGCQDLLEDVPGRSRRDKDNNSSPGDLRSFVKGVTSRSSSKSYSVKDETSFEIMAAIKLDNITVGQTSWKPCSQQAWDQRFSIDLDRSRELEIGVYWRDWRSLCAVKVLRLEEFIDDVRHGMALQLEPQGLLFAEIKFLNPMISQKPKLRRQRMIFNRQQAKNIPRAKQMNINVATWGRLLKRNPPSHGHLTSAGSTVSVGRASPPLASNNASRDSESPISRTPSSDALAIEPEPYSPGEQAQNMEFDPDAGLHEHVETPGEYPDPAASGLSGMRPLSMHMQGISVLPPETPPPAAANNASNAGRPNTLSLQMPGKTPPTRTAAPTTAPPPPPVLKSVTPVLDQELQDALHEFDFLAELESYPNTLRRPLRPPTEQPQLELLEQQQQLERMAEAVMPLQESPPVLAEPLTSILPLANRHTHQPHHHNQQQHHNSSSHSNSNQFHKDRSQSASELSLPISNQFQFQQQPTMHHHQINASLVPNLLSKESPSAVEQQLHRPVLTLPPVVLLSGGRRADDEEPIPASPLVEYPEDDDEYLYNGGLQSSHSSSAGDRFCVEVIPQMGKLYLGTQQQQQQQQQQLAYVQSSPIIQEPPTPTIYGNSSTSAPQFPQPAQRQDKQQQQQQQQPIYANQYELNVAKAAAGASTSGSSSGGRRNVARGLQYREPAGYEALRAGGQPPNAGMLSMENFRLLSVLGRGHFGKVILSQLRSNNQYYAIKALKKGDIIARDEVESLLSEKRIFEVANAMRHPFLVNLYSCFQTEQHVCFVMEYAAGGDLMMHIHTDVFLEPRAVFYAACVVLGLQYLHENKIIYRDLKLDNLLLDTDGYVKIADFGLCKEGMGFGDRTGTFCGTPEFLAPEVLTETSYTRAVDWWGLGVLIFEMLVGESPFPGDDEEEVFDSIVNDEVRYPRFLSLEAIAVMRRLLRKNPERRLGSSERDAEDVKKQAFFRSIVWDDLLLRKVKPPFVPTINHLEDVSNFDEEFTSEKAQLTPPKEPRHLSDDEQLLFQDFSYTAEWC from the exons atgtCGAATCTGGTTAAGCGAATACGCAGCATGTTAAACGCGCAGCCAAAAACCGAGGCAACAAACATCTCCGATGAGGAGTTCAGGCCACGCAAATGCAACTCATTGCCACGGGGTCGCCGtgcaacatcgacaacaacctCGATAAGACGGCGAGCGAGTGCCTCGCGTTTGTGGCAACGCATTGTTTCGAATTTCGAGTCATCCAACGGTGGCATCTTCTACACCGACACCTTGATAACCGACTCGGGCGAAGCAATCAACGAG GGCGAATACATAAAGCATCCCGTTCTGTACGAGCTTAGTCATAAGTATGGCTTCACAGAGAATCTGCCCGAGAGCTGTATGTCCATACGGCTGGAGGAGATCAAAGAGGCCATCAGACGCGAGATACGCAAGGAGCTGAAGATCAAGGAGGGCGCCGAGAAGCTGCGCGAAGTCGCCAAGGATCGTCGCTCGCTCAGCGATGTCGCCGTGCTCGTGaagaagagcaaaagcaaattggCCGAACTAAAGTCCGAGCTGCAGGAGCTCGAAAGTCAAATACTGCTAACCTCTGCCAACACGGCGGTCAATAGCAATGGTCAAG AAGCAATCGCATTTAGTGGCATTGATGGCAGCGGTGCTGCACAGTTTGGCGGTTTGGGTGGCAACAATGCGATGGCCGCAGGTGCAGGCGGTGCACCGGCAACGCCCAATGACAAAGTGCTGGCCTCGCTGGAGAAGCAGCTGCAGATCGAGATGAAGGTGAAAACGGGCGCCGAGAATATGATTCAATCGCTGGGCATCGGATGCGACAAGAAGCTGCTGGCGGAGGCGCATCAAATGCTCGACGATTCAAAGGCCAAGATTGAGTTTCTACGCTTGCGCATCATCAAAGTCAAACAGAATCGCGAGCAGGCGGATCGCATGAAAGCCGCGCGCCAGCAAAACGAAGAGCATGGCGGTGGCGGAATTCTTGGCACTGGCAGCGGATTAACGCAACTGCAGAGCCTGGAGACGACGCTGGAGGAGCGCATCGAGGAGCTGCGTCATCGTTTGCGCATCGAGGCCGCCGTCGTCGATGGAGCCAAGAATGTCATACGCACGTTGCAGACGGCGAATCGTGCGCCAGACAAGAAGGCATTGCAAGAG GCACATGGCCGTCTGTCGGAGTCGTCGCGTAAACTTGATCTCTTGCGGTACTCCCTGGAGCTGCGACGCCAGGAGTTGCCCAGCGACTCGCCCACCGCTCAGCTGCTCAAGCAGGAGCTGCAGATTGTCCAGCAATCGACGTCGCCGGCGCCCGTGCACTACACATCGCTGCAATCGGGTCCCGGGGGATTGTTGGGCGGCAAGTCGTATCAATCAGTATCGTCGTTGGGCCGTTGTGCCAGCGTCACGGGCAAACTGGAGGTCCGTCTGATGGGCTGTCAGGATCTGTTGGAGGATGTGCCCGGACGTTCGCGACGCGACAAGGACAACAACTCAAGTCCGGGGGATCTGCGCAGCTTTGTCAAGGGCGTCACGTCGCGCAGCAGCTCCAAGAGCTACTCGGTGAAGGACGAGACCTCGTTCGAGATCATGGCGGCCATCAAGCTGGACAACATCACGGTAGGACAGACGTCGTGGAAGCCCTGCTCGCAGCAGGCTTGGGATCAGCGTTTCTCCATCGATCTAGACCGCTCCAGGGAGCTTGAGATTGGCGTTTATTGGAGGGATTGGCGTTCGCTGTGCGCTGTGAAGGTGTTGCGCTTGGAGGAGTTCATTGACGATGTGCGCCATGGCATGGCACTGCAGCTGGAGCCGCAGGGTCTGCTCTTTGCCGAGATCAAGTTTCTCAATCCAATGATCTCGCAGAAACCGAAACTGCGCCGTCAACGCATGATCTTCAATCGCCAGCAGGCCAAGAACATACCGCGTGCCAAGCAAATGAACATCAATGTGGCCACCTGGGGCCGATTGCTCAAGCGCAATCCACCGAGTCACGGACACCTCACCTCCGCTGGCTCTACCGTCTCGGTGGGTCGTGCCTCGCCTCCGTTGGCCAGCAACAACGCGTCACGCGACTCCGAGTCTCCGATTTCACGCACGCCTTCCTCCGATGCCCTTGCCATCGAACCCGAACCGTATTCACCCGGCGAACAGGCCCAGAACATGGAGTTCGACCCGGATGCAGGACTGCACGAGCACGTGGAGACCCCAGGCGAGTATCCAGATCCCGCTGCCAGCGGCTTGAGCGGCATGCGTCCACTGTCCATGCATATGCAGGGCATCAGTGTGTTGCCCCCGGAGACGCCGCCGCCAGCGGCTGCCAACAATGCCTCGAATGCGGGCAGACCAAATACGCTCAGCCTGCAGATGCCTGGCAAGACGCCGCCCACCCGCACTGCCGCGCCCACTACcgcaccgccaccgccgcccgTGCTCAAGTCTGTGACGCCTGTGTTGGATCAAGAG TTGCAGGATGCGTTGCACGAATTTGACTTCCTCGCCGAGCTGGAGTCGTATCCCAACACCCTGCGTCGCCCGCTGCGACCACCAACGGAGCAGCCACAGCTCGAGTTgttggagcaacagcaacaattggaGCGCATGGCTGAAGCTGTTATGCCCCTGCAAGAGTCGCCACCCGTGCTCGCTGAACCACTAACCAGCATTCTGCCGCTCGCCAATCGCCACACTCACCAACCACACCaccacaaccaacaacaacaccacaacagcagcagccacagcaacagcaaccagttCCACAAAGATCGCAGTCAAAGCGCTAGCGAGCTCTCCTTACCAATAAGCAACCAATTTCAGTTccagcagcaaccaacaatGCATCATCACCAAATCAATGCTTCCCTGGTGCCCAACCTCTTGTCCAAGGAGTCGCCATCGGCGGTGGAGCAGCAACTGCATCGTCCAGTGCTGACACTGCCGCCGGTGGTGCTCCTGAGTGGCGGACGTCGTGCGGACGACGAGGAGCCAATTCCCGCATCCCCGTTGGTTGAGTATCCCGAGGACGATGATGAGTATTTGTACAATGGGGGGCTGCAGTCCAGCCACAGTTCCAGTGCCGGCGATCGTTTCTGTGTGGAG GTTATACCACAGATGGGTAAGCTCTATTTGggcacacaacagcagcaacaacaacaacagcagcaattggcCTATGTGCAGTCATCGCCCATAATACAGGAGCCACCCACGCCAACAATCTATGGCAACAGTTCGACGAGTGCTCCGCAATTCCCGCAGCCAGCGCAGCGTCAggacaaacagcagcaacaacaacaacagcaacccaTCTATGCCAATCAATACGAGTTGAATGTGGCCAAGGCCGCAGCTGGCGCCTCAaccagcggcagcagcagcggcggacGTCGCAATGTGGCACGTGGTCTGCAGTATCGTGAACCAGCTGGCTACGAGGCGTTGCGTGCCGGCGGCCAGCCACCGAATGCTGGCATGTTGTCGATGGAGAACTTCCGGCTGCTGAGCGTGCTGGGACGCGGACACTTTGGCAAGGTGATATTGTCGCAGCTGCGCAGCAACAATCAGTACTATGCCATCAAGGCGCTGAAGAAGGGCGACATCATCGCTAGAGACGAGGTCGAGTCGCTGCTCAGCGAGAAGCGCATCTTCGAGGTGGCCAACGCCATGCGCCATCCGTTCTTAGTCAATTTGTATTCGTGTTTCCAAACCGAG CAACATGTGTGCTTTGTGATGGAATACGCCGCCGGCGGTGATCTGATGATGCACATCCACACGGACGTCTTCTTGGAGCCGCGTGCTGTGTTCTACGCAGCTTGCGTGGTGCTGGGACTTCAGTATTTGCATGAGAATAAGATCATCTATCGTGATCTGAAGCTGGATAACTTGCTGCTCGATACGGATGGCTATGTGAAGATTGCCGACTTTGGTTTGTGCAAGGAGGGAATGGGCTTTGGGGATCGCACTGGCACCTTCTGTGGCACACCCGAGTTCCTTGCACCTGAGGTGCTAACGGAAACATCGTACACACGTGCTGTGGACTGGTGGGGATTGGGTGTACTCATCTTTGAGATGCTGGTGGGAGAG TCACCATTCCCGGGCGACGATGAGGAGGAAGTCTTTGACTCGATTGTTAACGATGAGGTGCGCTATCCGCGCTTCCTCTCACTGGAGGCCATTGCCGTGATGCGTCGG CTGCTGCGCAAGAATCCAGAGCGGCGACTGGGCTCATCGGAGCGTGATGCGGAGGATGTCAAGAAGCAGGCGTTCTTCCGCTCCATCGTTTGGGATGATTTGCTGCTGCGCAAGGTGAAGCCACCATTTGTACCCACCATT AACCATTTGGAGGATGTCTCGAACTTTGATGAGGAATTCACGTCGGAGAAGGCGCAACTGACGCCGCCAAAGGAGCCGCGACACTTGTCCGATGACGAGCAGCTGCTCTTCCAGGACTTTTCATATACGGCCGAATGGTGTTAA
- the LOC117572337 gene encoding serine/threonine-protein kinase N isoform X7, with protein sequence MSNLVKRIRSMLNAQPKTEATNISDEEFRPRKCNSLPRGRRATSTTTSIRRRASASRLWQRIVSNFESSNGGIFYTDTLITDSGEAINEGEYIKHPVLYELSHKYGFTENLPESCMSIRLEEIKEAIRREIRKELKIKEGAEKLREVAKDRRSLSDVAVLVKKSKSKLAELKSELQELESQILLTSANTAVNSNGQEAIAFSGIDGSGAAQFGGLGGNNAMAAGAGGAPATPNDKVLASLEKQLQIEMKVKTGAENMIQSLGIGCDKKLLAEAHQMLDDSKAKIEFLRLRIIKVKQNREQADRMKAARQQNEEHGGGGILGTGSGLTQLQSLETTLEERIEELRHRLRIEAAVVDGAKNVIRTLQTANRAPDKKALQEAHGRLSESSRKLDLLRYSLELRRQELPSDSPTAQLLKQELQIVQQSTSPAPVHYTSLQSGPGGLLGGKSYQSVSSLGRCASVTGKLEVRLMGCQDLLEDVPGRSRRDKDNNSSPGDLRSFVKGVTSRSSSKSYSVKDETSFEIMAAIKLDNITVGQTSWKPCSQQAWDQRFSIDLDRSRELEIGVYWRDWRSLCAVKVLRLEEFIDDVRHGMALQLEPQGLLFAEIKFLNPMISQKPKLRRQRMIFNRQQAKNIPRAKQMNINVATWGRLLKRNPPSHGHLTSAGSTVSVGRASPPLASNNASRDSESPISRTPSSDALAIEPEPYSPGEQAQNMEFDPDAGLHEHVETPGEYPDPAASGLSGMRPLSMHMQGISVLPPETPPPAAANNASNAGRPNTLSLQMPGKTPPTRTAAPTTAPPPPPVLKSVTPVLDQEFQQQPTMHHHQINASLVPNLLSKESPSAVEQQLHRPVLTLPPVVLLSGGRRADDEEPIPASPLVEYPEDDDEYLYNGGLQSSHSSSAGDRFCVEVIPQMGKLYLGTQQQQQQQQQQLAYVQSSPIIQEPPTPTIYGNSSTSAPQFPQPAQRQDKQQQQQQQQPIYANQYELNVAKAAAGASTSGSSSGGRRNVARGLQYREPAGYEALRAGGQPPNAGMLSMENFRLLSVLGRGHFGKVILSQLRSNNQYYAIKALKKGDIIARDEVESLLSEKRIFEVANAMRHPFLVNLYSCFQTEQHVCFVMEYAAGGDLMMHIHTDVFLEPRAVFYAACVVLGLQYLHENKIIYRDLKLDNLLLDTDGYVKIADFGLCKEGMGFGDRTGTFCGTPEFLAPEVLTETSYTRAVDWWGLGVLIFEMLVGESPFPGDDEEEVFDSIVNDEVRYPRFLSLEAIAVMRRLLRKNPERRLGSSERDAEDVKKQAFFRSIVWDDLLLRKVKPPFVPTINHLEDVSNFDEEFTSEKAQLTPPKEPRHLSDDEQLLFQDFSYTAEWC encoded by the exons atgtCGAATCTGGTTAAGCGAATACGCAGCATGTTAAACGCGCAGCCAAAAACCGAGGCAACAAACATCTCCGATGAGGAGTTCAGGCCACGCAAATGCAACTCATTGCCACGGGGTCGCCGtgcaacatcgacaacaacctCGATAAGACGGCGAGCGAGTGCCTCGCGTTTGTGGCAACGCATTGTTTCGAATTTCGAGTCATCCAACGGTGGCATCTTCTACACCGACACCTTGATAACCGACTCGGGCGAAGCAATCAACGAG GGCGAATACATAAAGCATCCCGTTCTGTACGAGCTTAGTCATAAGTATGGCTTCACAGAGAATCTGCCCGAGAGCTGTATGTCCATACGGCTGGAGGAGATCAAAGAGGCCATCAGACGCGAGATACGCAAGGAGCTGAAGATCAAGGAGGGCGCCGAGAAGCTGCGCGAAGTCGCCAAGGATCGTCGCTCGCTCAGCGATGTCGCCGTGCTCGTGaagaagagcaaaagcaaattggCCGAACTAAAGTCCGAGCTGCAGGAGCTCGAAAGTCAAATACTGCTAACCTCTGCCAACACGGCGGTCAATAGCAATGGTCAAG AAGCAATCGCATTTAGTGGCATTGATGGCAGCGGTGCTGCACAGTTTGGCGGTTTGGGTGGCAACAATGCGATGGCCGCAGGTGCAGGCGGTGCACCGGCAACGCCCAATGACAAAGTGCTGGCCTCGCTGGAGAAGCAGCTGCAGATCGAGATGAAGGTGAAAACGGGCGCCGAGAATATGATTCAATCGCTGGGCATCGGATGCGACAAGAAGCTGCTGGCGGAGGCGCATCAAATGCTCGACGATTCAAAGGCCAAGATTGAGTTTCTACGCTTGCGCATCATCAAAGTCAAACAGAATCGCGAGCAGGCGGATCGCATGAAAGCCGCGCGCCAGCAAAACGAAGAGCATGGCGGTGGCGGAATTCTTGGCACTGGCAGCGGATTAACGCAACTGCAGAGCCTGGAGACGACGCTGGAGGAGCGCATCGAGGAGCTGCGTCATCGTTTGCGCATCGAGGCCGCCGTCGTCGATGGAGCCAAGAATGTCATACGCACGTTGCAGACGGCGAATCGTGCGCCAGACAAGAAGGCATTGCAAGAG GCACATGGCCGTCTGTCGGAGTCGTCGCGTAAACTTGATCTCTTGCGGTACTCCCTGGAGCTGCGACGCCAGGAGTTGCCCAGCGACTCGCCCACCGCTCAGCTGCTCAAGCAGGAGCTGCAGATTGTCCAGCAATCGACGTCGCCGGCGCCCGTGCACTACACATCGCTGCAATCGGGTCCCGGGGGATTGTTGGGCGGCAAGTCGTATCAATCAGTATCGTCGTTGGGCCGTTGTGCCAGCGTCACGGGCAAACTGGAGGTCCGTCTGATGGGCTGTCAGGATCTGTTGGAGGATGTGCCCGGACGTTCGCGACGCGACAAGGACAACAACTCAAGTCCGGGGGATCTGCGCAGCTTTGTCAAGGGCGTCACGTCGCGCAGCAGCTCCAAGAGCTACTCGGTGAAGGACGAGACCTCGTTCGAGATCATGGCGGCCATCAAGCTGGACAACATCACGGTAGGACAGACGTCGTGGAAGCCCTGCTCGCAGCAGGCTTGGGATCAGCGTTTCTCCATCGATCTAGACCGCTCCAGGGAGCTTGAGATTGGCGTTTATTGGAGGGATTGGCGTTCGCTGTGCGCTGTGAAGGTGTTGCGCTTGGAGGAGTTCATTGACGATGTGCGCCATGGCATGGCACTGCAGCTGGAGCCGCAGGGTCTGCTCTTTGCCGAGATCAAGTTTCTCAATCCAATGATCTCGCAGAAACCGAAACTGCGCCGTCAACGCATGATCTTCAATCGCCAGCAGGCCAAGAACATACCGCGTGCCAAGCAAATGAACATCAATGTGGCCACCTGGGGCCGATTGCTCAAGCGCAATCCACCGAGTCACGGACACCTCACCTCCGCTGGCTCTACCGTCTCGGTGGGTCGTGCCTCGCCTCCGTTGGCCAGCAACAACGCGTCACGCGACTCCGAGTCTCCGATTTCACGCACGCCTTCCTCCGATGCCCTTGCCATCGAACCCGAACCGTATTCACCCGGCGAACAGGCCCAGAACATGGAGTTCGACCCGGATGCAGGACTGCACGAGCACGTGGAGACCCCAGGCGAGTATCCAGATCCCGCTGCCAGCGGCTTGAGCGGCATGCGTCCACTGTCCATGCATATGCAGGGCATCAGTGTGTTGCCCCCGGAGACGCCGCCGCCAGCGGCTGCCAACAATGCCTCGAATGCGGGCAGACCAAATACGCTCAGCCTGCAGATGCCTGGCAAGACGCCGCCCACCCGCACTGCCGCGCCCACTACcgcaccgccaccgccgcccgTGCTCAAGTCTGTGACGCCTGTGTTGGATCAAGAG TTccagcagcaaccaacaatGCATCATCACCAAATCAATGCTTCCCTGGTGCCCAACCTCTTGTCCAAGGAGTCGCCATCGGCGGTGGAGCAGCAACTGCATCGTCCAGTGCTGACACTGCCGCCGGTGGTGCTCCTGAGTGGCGGACGTCGTGCGGACGACGAGGAGCCAATTCCCGCATCCCCGTTGGTTGAGTATCCCGAGGACGATGATGAGTATTTGTACAATGGGGGGCTGCAGTCCAGCCACAGTTCCAGTGCCGGCGATCGTTTCTGTGTGGAG GTTATACCACAGATGGGTAAGCTCTATTTGggcacacaacagcagcaacaacaacaacagcagcaattggcCTATGTGCAGTCATCGCCCATAATACAGGAGCCACCCACGCCAACAATCTATGGCAACAGTTCGACGAGTGCTCCGCAATTCCCGCAGCCAGCGCAGCGTCAggacaaacagcagcaacaacaacaacagcaacccaTCTATGCCAATCAATACGAGTTGAATGTGGCCAAGGCCGCAGCTGGCGCCTCAaccagcggcagcagcagcggcggacGTCGCAATGTGGCACGTGGTCTGCAGTATCGTGAACCAGCTGGCTACGAGGCGTTGCGTGCCGGCGGCCAGCCACCGAATGCTGGCATGTTGTCGATGGAGAACTTCCGGCTGCTGAGCGTGCTGGGACGCGGACACTTTGGCAAGGTGATATTGTCGCAGCTGCGCAGCAACAATCAGTACTATGCCATCAAGGCGCTGAAGAAGGGCGACATCATCGCTAGAGACGAGGTCGAGTCGCTGCTCAGCGAGAAGCGCATCTTCGAGGTGGCCAACGCCATGCGCCATCCGTTCTTAGTCAATTTGTATTCGTGTTTCCAAACCGAG CAACATGTGTGCTTTGTGATGGAATACGCCGCCGGCGGTGATCTGATGATGCACATCCACACGGACGTCTTCTTGGAGCCGCGTGCTGTGTTCTACGCAGCTTGCGTGGTGCTGGGACTTCAGTATTTGCATGAGAATAAGATCATCTATCGTGATCTGAAGCTGGATAACTTGCTGCTCGATACGGATGGCTATGTGAAGATTGCCGACTTTGGTTTGTGCAAGGAGGGAATGGGCTTTGGGGATCGCACTGGCACCTTCTGTGGCACACCCGAGTTCCTTGCACCTGAGGTGCTAACGGAAACATCGTACACACGTGCTGTGGACTGGTGGGGATTGGGTGTACTCATCTTTGAGATGCTGGTGGGAGAG TCACCATTCCCGGGCGACGATGAGGAGGAAGTCTTTGACTCGATTGTTAACGATGAGGTGCGCTATCCGCGCTTCCTCTCACTGGAGGCCATTGCCGTGATGCGTCGG CTGCTGCGCAAGAATCCAGAGCGGCGACTGGGCTCATCGGAGCGTGATGCGGAGGATGTCAAGAAGCAGGCGTTCTTCCGCTCCATCGTTTGGGATGATTTGCTGCTGCGCAAGGTGAAGCCACCATTTGTACCCACCATT AACCATTTGGAGGATGTCTCGAACTTTGATGAGGAATTCACGTCGGAGAAGGCGCAACTGACGCCGCCAAAGGAGCCGCGACACTTGTCCGATGACGAGCAGCTGCTCTTCCAGGACTTTTCATATACGGCCGAATGGTGTTAA